A single window of Leclercia adecarboxylata DNA harbors:
- a CDS encoding YhcH/YjgK/YiaL family protein — MIVGNIHNLQSWLPQALRQAIEHVKANVTDATPTGKHDIDGNNLFYLVSEDMTQPFAERRAEYHARYLDIQILLKGQEGMTFSTLPNGTPDTDWLADKDIAFLPEGEQEKTVVLNEGDFVVFYPGEVHKPLCAVGNPAQVRKVVVKMLVG; from the coding sequence ATGATCGTTGGCAACATTCACAACCTCCAGTCCTGGCTGCCGCAGGCGCTGCGTCAGGCGATCGAACACGTTAAAGCAAACGTGACTGACGCGACCCCAACCGGCAAACATGATATCGACGGCAACAACCTGTTTTATCTGGTTTCCGAAGACATGACCCAGCCGTTTGCCGAGCGCCGTGCGGAGTATCACGCCCGTTATCTGGACATCCAGATCCTGCTGAAAGGCCAGGAAGGGATGACCTTCAGCACCCTGCCAAACGGCACGCCGGACACCGACTGGCTGGCGGATAAAGACATCGCCTTCCTGCCGGAAGGTGAGCAGGAGAAAACCGTAGTGCTGAACGAAGGCGACTTCGTGGTCTTCTACCCGGGCGAAGTGCACAAACCGCTGTGCGCGGTGGGCAACCCGGCCCAGGTGCGCAAGGTGGTGGTGAAGATGTTAGTGGGATAA
- the gbpA gene encoding N-acetylglucosamine-binding protein GbpA, with protein MKLSKIALALATLTVASSALAHGYVESPASRAYMCKLGKNIDCGTVQYEPQSVERTSGFPTGALPPDGQLASAGISQYSQLDRQSLNAWTKTPITAGKNTFTWYHTAPHKTVNWRWYITKQDWNPNKPLTRDQFESTPFCTVNGNGQAPAQRQQMTCNVPQRTGYQVIYAVWEIADTTNSFYQAIDVDFGNGGNVTPDETPAVVSEWTNTLNGQISGNNVNAGDKVIARFFDANGEVVSMRTELTVSSASQGQASQWAFDLAQAINAAHNDVRVGMKDESGEVNPVHGANNVYVKDGSTLKSVAVSYEEQQSQVSEAIAVTNVKFSKIKNGAATVTFHVNTQGNVNLEARVMNHAGAEKGYVKQDMNNANQDVTMNLSDVTPGHHMLKYYASNKDGVMFAQDVIDMMLEGEASNTDNGTAGKYDYTYPQNIASYKAGTVVLQPKNGKTYKCKTAPYSGYCIQYAAGANQFEPGVGSHWTMAWTLKK; from the coding sequence ATGAAACTGTCTAAAATTGCGTTGGCACTTGCCACACTCACGGTTGCCTCATCGGCTTTAGCACATGGTTATGTAGAATCTCCGGCCAGCCGCGCTTATATGTGTAAGCTCGGTAAAAATATCGATTGCGGTACTGTTCAATATGAACCCCAGAGCGTTGAACGTACTTCTGGCTTCCCGACTGGCGCGCTGCCGCCGGATGGACAGCTGGCCAGCGCCGGTATTTCCCAATATTCCCAGCTCGATCGCCAGAGCCTGAATGCGTGGACTAAAACACCGATTACTGCGGGTAAAAATACCTTTACCTGGTATCACACCGCACCACATAAAACCGTTAACTGGCGCTGGTATATTACGAAACAAGACTGGAATCCAAATAAACCGCTGACCCGCGATCAATTTGAGTCCACCCCATTCTGTACCGTAAATGGTAATGGTCAGGCTCCGGCTCAGCGTCAGCAAATGACCTGTAATGTTCCGCAGCGTACTGGCTACCAGGTTATTTACGCGGTATGGGAAATTGCGGATACCACTAATAGCTTCTACCAGGCGATCGACGTTGATTTCGGTAATGGCGGCAACGTCACCCCAGACGAAACCCCGGCAGTGGTTTCCGAATGGACCAACACCCTGAACGGCCAGATTTCGGGTAACAACGTCAACGCAGGCGACAAAGTGATCGCCCGCTTCTTCGACGCAAATGGCGAAGTGGTCTCCATGCGTACCGAACTGACCGTCTCCTCGGCGTCTCAGGGCCAGGCAAGCCAGTGGGCATTCGATCTGGCGCAGGCGATCAACGCCGCGCACAACGATGTCCGCGTCGGCATGAAAGACGAAAGCGGCGAGGTGAACCCGGTTCACGGCGCGAACAACGTCTACGTGAAAGACGGCAGCACCCTGAAATCTGTCGCTGTCTCTTATGAGGAACAGCAGTCGCAGGTGAGCGAAGCTATCGCCGTCACTAACGTGAAGTTCAGCAAAATCAAAAACGGTGCGGCAACCGTGACCTTCCACGTGAATACCCAGGGTAACGTCAACCTTGAAGCACGCGTGATGAACCACGCCGGTGCAGAAAAAGGTTATGTGAAGCAGGACATGAACAACGCCAACCAAGATGTGACCATGAACCTGTCTGACGTCACGCCGGGTCACCACATGCTGAAATACTACGCGTCCAACAAAGATGGCGTCATGTTCGCGCAGGACGTGATTGACATGATGCTGGAAGGCGAAGCGTCAAACACCGATAACGGTACCGCAGGTAAATACGACTACACCTATCCGCAGAATATCGCCTCCTACAAAGCCGGTACCGTGGTTCTGCAGCCGAAAAATGGCAAAACTTACAAGTGTAAGACTGCGCCATACAGCGGCTACTGCATTCAGTACGCAGCGGGCGCTAACCAGTTCGAACCGGGTGTCGGTTCCCACTGGACCATGGCGTGGACCCTGAAGAAATAA
- the pyrB gene encoding aspartate carbamoyltransferase, giving the protein MNPLYQKHIISINDLSREELELVLATAAKLKANPQPELLKHKVIASCFFEASTRTRLSFETSIHRLGASVVGFSDSSNTSLGKKGETLADTISVIGTYVDAIVMRHPQEGAARLATEFSGGVPVLNAGDGANQHPTQTLLDLFTIQETQGRLENLNIAMVGDLKYGRTVHSLTQALAKFNGNRFYFVAPDALAMPQYILDMLDEKGIQWSLHASIEEMMAEVDILYMTRVQKERLDPSEYANVKAQFVLRASDLEGARSNMKVLHPLPRIDEITTDVDKTPHAWYFQQAGNGIFARQALLALVLNRDLAL; this is encoded by the coding sequence ATGAATCCGCTTTATCAAAAACACATCATTTCCATCAACGACCTCAGCCGTGAAGAGCTGGAGCTGGTTCTGGCAACCGCGGCAAAACTGAAGGCCAATCCACAACCGGAGCTGCTGAAGCACAAGGTGATCGCCAGCTGCTTCTTCGAAGCCTCCACCCGCACCCGTCTGTCGTTCGAGACCTCCATCCACCGTCTGGGCGCCAGCGTGGTGGGCTTCTCCGACAGCAGCAACACCTCGTTGGGCAAAAAAGGCGAGACCCTGGCGGACACTATCTCGGTGATCGGCACCTACGTTGACGCCATCGTGATGCGTCACCCGCAGGAGGGCGCCGCGCGTCTGGCGACCGAGTTCTCCGGCGGTGTTCCGGTACTGAACGCCGGTGACGGGGCCAACCAGCACCCGACCCAGACCCTGCTGGATCTGTTCACCATTCAGGAGACCCAGGGCCGTCTGGAAAACCTGAACATCGCCATGGTGGGCGACCTGAAATATGGCCGCACCGTCCACTCCCTGACCCAGGCGCTGGCGAAGTTCAACGGCAACCGCTTCTACTTCGTCGCTCCGGACGCGCTGGCGATGCCGCAGTACATCCTCGATATGCTCGATGAAAAAGGTATTCAGTGGAGCCTGCACGCCAGCATCGAAGAGATGATGGCCGAGGTGGATATTCTCTATATGACCCGCGTGCAGAAGGAGCGTCTTGACCCGTCTGAGTACGCCAACGTGAAGGCGCAGTTTGTCCTGCGCGCCAGCGACCTCGAAGGTGCACGCAGCAACATGAAAGTGCTGCACCCGCTGCCGCGTATCGATGAGATCACCACCGACGTGGATAAGACGCCGCACGCCTGGTACTTCCAGCAGGCCGGGAACGGCATCTTTGCACGCCAGGCGTTACTGGCACTGGTTCTGAATCGCGACTTAGCTCTGTAA
- the ridA gene encoding 2-iminobutanoate/2-iminopropanoate deaminase, which produces MTKVLATENAPAAIGPYVQGVDLGSMIITSGQIPVNPKTGEVPEDVSAQARQSLENVKAIVESAGLKVGDIVKTTVFVKDLNDFATVNATYEAFFTEHNAGFPARSCVEVARLPKDVKIEIEAIAVRR; this is translated from the coding sequence ATGACCAAAGTACTCGCGACGGAAAATGCACCTGCAGCTATCGGCCCATACGTTCAGGGCGTTGATCTTGGCAGCATGATCATCACCTCCGGCCAGATCCCGGTGAACCCAAAAACCGGTGAGGTGCCGGAAGACGTCTCTGCGCAGGCGCGCCAGTCGCTGGAAAACGTCAAAGCGATCGTTGAATCCGCTGGCCTGAAAGTGGGCGACATCGTTAAAACTACGGTCTTCGTGAAAGATCTCAACGACTTCGCCACCGTTAACGCCACCTACGAAGCTTTCTTCACCGAGCACAACGCGGGCTTCCCGGCGCGCTCCTGCGTGGAAGTGGCACGTCTGCCAAAAGACGTAAAAATCGAAATTGAAGCGATTGCCGTGCGTCGCTAA
- a CDS encoding beta-N-acetylhexosaminidase: MLRYSLLTAGLMLGFSAFAAPAGDLPLMPWPAKVERPVTPGALVINNNFSVSVSGDDLGDAVTRLRQRVALQTGWTLQPQADKPEKPTVSIAIARKVAPQPKPDSDESYKLTVDASGVTITANTRFGALRAMETLLQLIQNGAENTSLPWVSIEDAPRFPWRGLLLDSARHFIPLDDIKRQIDGMAAAKLNVLHWHLTDDQGWRFASKRYPKLTELASDGLFYTQDQMRDVVRYAAARGVRVVPEIDMPGHASAIAVAYPELMSAPGPYEMERHWGVLKPVMDPTKEATYVFAGAMIAELAAIFPDPYLHIGGDEVDDSQWKANPAIQQFMRDNKLADSHALQAYFNRKLETILEKNQRQMVGWDEIFHPDLPKSILIQSWQGQDALGEVAKQGYKGILSTGFYLDQPQYTAYHYRNEIVPQGLNNVDVITDRDSAQSWSFTLPRLKGKPVEGSFTLVKGDAGWRGFIDFSGKSRRAVQDIDWRSDNQVSFTVDTWMGETRPVVTVKDDKIEGYFLLGNSRYPVTGQRLDAVPEGIAPAVPDASQQANLLGGETALWAENVSAPVLDIKLWPRAFAVAERLWSAQDVTDVDNMYTRLQAMDSWSTVSVGLQQHARQQVQFTRLGNTTDTMALNILAQALEPAQYYTRNHLKFQAGNYDLFEPLNRLADALPPESNQVRQMDRWAERLVSDAEDSESAESLRHLFTRWQTNTPDALALAENSYQLKALKPVIQTVDKLATIGLRLTDLVARQGTLDDNEIASIQGELDKAAQIQDEVVIAAVYPLEKLLRATRNQ; the protein is encoded by the coding sequence ATGTTACGGTACAGCCTCCTGACCGCCGGGCTTATGCTCGGTTTTTCTGCGTTTGCCGCCCCGGCAGGCGATCTCCCTCTGATGCCCTGGCCTGCAAAGGTCGAACGTCCTGTCACCCCGGGCGCGCTGGTCATCAACAATAACTTCTCCGTTAGCGTCTCGGGGGACGATCTCGGTGACGCGGTGACACGCCTGCGTCAGCGGGTGGCGCTGCAAACCGGCTGGACCCTCCAGCCCCAGGCCGACAAACCCGAAAAACCGACGGTGTCCATCGCCATCGCCCGGAAGGTGGCCCCCCAGCCTAAACCGGACAGCGATGAAAGCTACAAACTCACCGTGGACGCCAGCGGGGTGACTATCACCGCCAATACCCGCTTCGGCGCGCTGCGGGCGATGGAGACCCTGCTGCAGCTGATCCAGAACGGTGCGGAAAATACCTCCCTGCCGTGGGTCAGCATTGAGGATGCCCCGCGCTTCCCGTGGCGTGGCCTGCTGCTCGATTCGGCCCGCCACTTTATTCCGCTCGACGACATCAAGCGCCAGATCGACGGCATGGCGGCGGCGAAGCTCAACGTGCTGCACTGGCATTTAACCGACGATCAGGGCTGGCGCTTTGCCTCAAAGCGCTACCCGAAACTGACCGAACTCGCCAGCGACGGCCTGTTCTATACCCAGGATCAGATGCGTGACGTGGTGCGCTACGCCGCCGCGCGTGGCGTTCGCGTGGTGCCTGAAATTGACATGCCCGGCCACGCCTCGGCCATTGCCGTGGCCTATCCGGAGCTGATGAGCGCCCCGGGGCCCTATGAGATGGAGCGTCACTGGGGCGTGCTCAAGCCGGTGATGGATCCCACCAAAGAGGCCACTTACGTCTTTGCCGGGGCGATGATCGCCGAACTGGCGGCGATCTTCCCGGATCCCTACCTGCATATCGGCGGCGATGAGGTGGACGACAGCCAGTGGAAAGCGAACCCCGCCATCCAGCAGTTTATGCGCGACAACAAGCTGGCCGACAGCCACGCATTGCAGGCGTATTTCAACCGCAAGCTGGAGACGATCCTCGAGAAAAACCAGCGCCAGATGGTGGGCTGGGATGAGATCTTCCACCCGGATCTGCCGAAAAGCATTCTGATCCAGTCCTGGCAGGGGCAGGACGCGCTGGGCGAGGTGGCGAAGCAGGGCTACAAAGGAATTCTCTCCACCGGGTTTTATCTCGATCAGCCCCAGTACACCGCCTATCACTACCGCAATGAGATCGTGCCCCAGGGGCTCAACAACGTGGACGTCATCACCGATCGCGACAGCGCCCAGAGCTGGTCCTTTACCCTGCCGCGCCTGAAGGGCAAGCCGGTGGAGGGGAGCTTCACGCTGGTGAAAGGCGACGCGGGCTGGCGCGGGTTTATCGATTTCAGCGGCAAATCGCGGCGGGCGGTACAGGACATCGACTGGCGCAGCGACAACCAGGTGAGCTTCACCGTCGATACCTGGATGGGGGAAACCCGCCCGGTGGTAACGGTGAAGGACGACAAGATTGAAGGCTATTTCCTGCTGGGCAACAGCCGCTATCCGGTGACGGGTCAGCGGCTGGATGCGGTGCCGGAAGGGATCGCCCCGGCGGTGCCTGACGCCAGCCAGCAGGCGAATCTGCTGGGCGGCGAGACGGCGCTGTGGGCGGAAAATGTGTCTGCCCCGGTGCTGGATATCAAGCTGTGGCCGCGGGCGTTTGCGGTGGCGGAGCGGCTGTGGTCGGCGCAGGACGTAACGGATGTCGATAACATGTACACCCGCCTGCAGGCAATGGACAGCTGGTCGACGGTATCGGTGGGCTTACAACAACATGCCCGTCAGCAGGTGCAGTTCACCCGTCTGGGGAACACCACCGACACGATGGCGCTGAACATCCTCGCCCAGGCGCTGGAGCCTGCCCAGTATTACACCCGCAATCATCTCAAGTTCCAGGCCGGAAACTACGATCTGTTTGAGCCCCTGAACCGCCTGGCCGACGCGCTGCCTCCGGAGAGCAACCAGGTGCGGCAGATGGACCGCTGGGCCGAGCGGCTGGTGAGCGATGCCGAAGACAGCGAAAGCGCGGAGTCCCTGCGTCATCTCTTTACCCGCTGGCAGACCAACACCCCGGACGCGCTGGCGCTGGCCGAAAACAGCTATCAGCTGAAAGCGCTGAAGCCGGTGATTCAGACGGTGGATAAGCTGGCGACGATTGGGCTGCGCTTAACGGATCTGGTGGCGCGCCAGGGAACGCTGGATGATAACGAGATTGCGTCGATTCAGGGCGAGCTGGATAAGGCGGCGCAGATTCAGGATGAAGTGGTGATTGCGGCGGTCTACCCGCTGGAGAAACTGCTGCGCGCAACGCGCAATCAGTAA
- a CDS encoding IclR family transcriptional regulator → MPIIQSVERALQILDLFNEQATELKITDISKQMGLSKSTLHSLLKTLQLHGYIDQNPENGKYRPGMKLVERGHFVVSTMDIRQKAKHWLTAMSERTGQTTHLGILDGREGVYIEKIEGKLAAIAYSRIGRRLPVHATAIGKVLIAWLSDTELNTLLDGYQYTTYTPATLASREALLAALAQTREQGYALDSEENEQGVRCVSVPVRNHESRVIAALSLSTLTSRVDDDELARFREQLQEAGRQLSRALGYPA, encoded by the coding sequence ATGCCTATTATTCAATCTGTTGAACGTGCCTTACAGATCCTCGATCTGTTTAACGAACAGGCGACGGAACTCAAAATCACCGACATCAGTAAACAGATGGGCCTGAGCAAGAGCACCCTCCACTCGCTGCTTAAAACCCTGCAGCTGCACGGCTATATCGATCAGAACCCGGAGAACGGCAAATATCGCCCGGGCATGAAGCTGGTCGAGCGCGGCCACTTCGTGGTGAGCACCATGGATATTCGCCAGAAGGCGAAGCACTGGCTGACGGCGATGTCGGAGCGCACCGGGCAGACCACCCATCTGGGCATTCTGGACGGGCGCGAAGGGGTCTATATCGAGAAGATTGAAGGCAAGCTGGCGGCCATCGCCTACTCGCGCATTGGCCGTCGCCTGCCGGTGCATGCCACCGCCATCGGCAAAGTGCTGATCGCCTGGCTGAGCGACACCGAACTGAACACGCTGCTCGACGGTTATCAGTACACCACTTATACCCCCGCGACTCTGGCCTCACGCGAGGCGCTGCTGGCCGCGCTGGCACAGACCCGCGAGCAGGGTTATGCCCTCGACAGCGAAGAGAACGAGCAGGGGGTGCGCTGCGTGTCGGTCCCGGTGCGTAACCATGAATCCCGGGTTATCGCCGCCCTGAGCCTGTCGACCCTGACCTCCCGCGTCGACGACGATGAGCTGGCGCGTTTTCGCGAGCAGCTACAGGAGGCCGGGCGCCAGCTCTCACGCGCCCTGGGCTACCCGGCCTGA
- a CDS encoding pyrBI operon leader peptide, with product MLKHVRQSAVARLKTDAGLPFFFPLQSLFQKLLI from the coding sequence ATGCTCAAACATGTTCGACAGAGTGCCGTTGCGCGTCTTAAAACAGACGCTGGCCTGCCGTTTTTCTTCCCATTGCAATCCCTATTCCAGAAGCTCCTCATTTGA
- a CDS encoding YjhG/YagF family D-xylonate dehydratase — MSIETIFTPQDDAFYSVITHAAGPQGALPLTPQMLMESPSGNLFGMTQNAGMGWDANKLTGKEVLIIGTQGGIRAGDGRPVALGYHTGHWEIGLQMQAAAKEITRNGGIPFAAFVSDPCDGRSQGTHGMFDSLPYRNDAAIVFRRLIRSLPTRRAVIGVATCDKGLPATMIALASMHNLPTILVPGGATLPPTFGEDAGKVQTIGARYANHELSLQEAAELGCRACASPGGGCQFLGTAGTSQVVAEALGLALPHSALAPSGQDVWLEISRQSARAVVELDNRGITTRDILTDKAIENAMVIHAAFGGSTNLLLHIPAIAHAAGCTIPDVDHWTRVNRKVPRLVSVLPNGPDYHPTVRAFLAGGVPEVMLHLRDLGLLHLDAMTVTGQTVGENLDWWQASERRERFRQCLREQDGVDPDDVILPPERANARGLTSTVAFPVGNIAPEGSVIKATAIDPSVVGEDGVYRHTGRARVFVSEARAIKAIKSGEIEQGDIMVVIGGGPSGTGMEETYQLTSALKHVSWGKTVSLITDARFSGVSTGACFGHVAPEALAGGPIGKLRDNDIIEIVVDRLSLTGSVNFIGTPLAPLTPEEGATELARRQPHPELHAHDFLPDDTRLWAALQSVSGGTWKGCIYDTDKIIEVINAGKKALGL; from the coding sequence ATGTCGATAGAGACGATTTTTACCCCGCAGGATGACGCCTTCTACTCGGTGATCACCCACGCGGCCGGGCCGCAGGGGGCGCTGCCCCTGACCCCGCAGATGCTGATGGAATCCCCGAGCGGCAATCTGTTTGGCATGACCCAGAACGCCGGAATGGGCTGGGATGCCAATAAACTCACCGGCAAAGAGGTGCTGATTATCGGCACCCAGGGCGGGATCCGCGCGGGCGATGGCCGCCCGGTGGCGCTGGGTTACCACACCGGACACTGGGAGATTGGCCTGCAGATGCAGGCCGCGGCAAAAGAGATCACCCGCAACGGTGGGATCCCCTTTGCCGCCTTTGTCAGCGACCCCTGCGACGGGCGCTCCCAGGGCACGCACGGGATGTTTGACTCCCTGCCGTACCGCAACGATGCGGCGATCGTCTTTCGGCGGCTGATCCGCTCCCTGCCCACGCGCCGGGCGGTGATTGGCGTCGCCACCTGCGACAAAGGCCTCCCCGCCACCATGATTGCGCTGGCGTCTATGCACAACCTGCCGACCATTCTGGTGCCGGGCGGCGCCACGCTGCCACCCACCTTCGGCGAGGACGCCGGCAAGGTGCAGACCATCGGGGCGCGTTACGCTAACCATGAGCTCTCCCTGCAGGAGGCCGCCGAGCTGGGCTGCCGCGCCTGCGCCTCACCGGGGGGCGGCTGCCAGTTCCTCGGCACCGCAGGCACCTCACAGGTGGTGGCCGAAGCCTTAGGCCTGGCGCTGCCGCACTCGGCGCTGGCCCCGTCCGGACAGGACGTGTGGCTGGAGATCTCCCGCCAGTCGGCGCGGGCGGTGGTCGAGCTGGATAACCGCGGCATCACCACCCGCGATATCCTTACCGACAAGGCCATTGAGAACGCGATGGTGATCCACGCCGCGTTCGGCGGCTCCACCAACCTGCTGCTGCACATCCCGGCCATTGCCCACGCGGCGGGCTGCACTATTCCTGACGTCGACCACTGGACCCGCGTCAACCGTAAGGTGCCGCGGCTGGTGAGCGTATTACCGAACGGGCCGGATTATCACCCGACGGTGCGGGCGTTCCTCGCGGGCGGCGTGCCGGAGGTGATGCTCCATCTGCGCGATCTTGGCCTGCTGCATCTGGATGCCATGACCGTCACCGGCCAGACCGTGGGGGAAAACCTCGACTGGTGGCAGGCCTCGGAACGCCGGGAGCGCTTCCGCCAGTGCCTGCGCGAGCAGGACGGGGTGGATCCTGACGATGTGATCCTGCCCCCGGAACGCGCCAACGCCCGCGGGCTCACCTCTACGGTGGCGTTCCCGGTGGGCAACATCGCCCCGGAAGGATCGGTGATCAAGGCTACGGCGATCGACCCGTCGGTGGTGGGTGAGGACGGCGTTTATCGCCACACCGGTCGGGCGCGGGTGTTTGTCTCGGAAGCCCGAGCAATCAAGGCGATCAAAAGCGGCGAGATCGAGCAGGGCGACATCATGGTGGTGATCGGCGGCGGGCCGTCCGGCACCGGGATGGAAGAGACCTATCAGCTGACCTCGGCGCTCAAGCATGTCTCCTGGGGAAAAACCGTATCGCTGATCACCGATGCCCGCTTCTCGGGCGTCTCGACCGGAGCCTGTTTTGGTCATGTGGCGCCTGAAGCGCTGGCGGGTGGGCCGATTGGCAAACTGCGCGATAACGACATCATCGAAATTGTGGTGGATCGCCTCTCCCTGACCGGCAGCGTCAACTTTATCGGCACGCCGCTGGCACCGCTCACGCCCGAAGAGGGGGCAACAGAGCTGGCGCGTCGTCAGCCGCATCCGGAACTGCACGCCCATGATTTTTTACCTGACGATACGCGCCTGTGGGCGGCCTTACAGTCGGTGAGCGGCGGGACCTGGAAAGGCTGTATTTACGACACGGATAAAATTATCGAGGTCATTAACGCCGGTAAAAAAGCGCTCGGTTTATAA
- a CDS encoding dihydrodipicolinate synthase family protein — MQQTLQFSGIIPPVSTIFTADGALDKAGTAALIDSMIDAGVNGLFFLGSGGEFSQLNTQERKAIAEFAIAHVNRRVPVLIGTGGTNARETIELSQHAQQAGADGIVVINPYYWKVSEANLIRYFGQVADSVTLPVILYNFPALTGQDLTPQLVKTLVDSRRNIVGIKDTIDSVAHLRSMILTVKAAHPHFVVLCGYDDHLFNTLLLGGDGAISASGNFAPQISVKLLQAYRDGDLAQAAHYHQTMLQIPQMYQLDAPFVNVIKEAIALCVRPVSTHVLPPAGPLDEPRKAQLKALLQQLKLC, encoded by the coding sequence ATGCAGCAGACTCTACAGTTCTCGGGGATTATTCCCCCCGTCTCCACTATCTTCACCGCCGATGGCGCACTGGATAAAGCCGGTACCGCCGCGCTGATCGACAGCATGATCGACGCAGGCGTCAATGGCCTGTTCTTTCTCGGCAGCGGCGGGGAGTTTTCCCAGCTCAACACCCAGGAGCGTAAAGCGATCGCCGAATTTGCCATCGCCCATGTGAATCGCCGCGTGCCGGTGCTGATCGGCACCGGGGGCACCAACGCCCGGGAAACCATCGAGCTGAGCCAGCACGCGCAGCAGGCGGGGGCAGACGGCATCGTGGTGATTAACCCCTACTACTGGAAAGTGTCGGAAGCGAACCTGATCCGCTACTTTGGGCAGGTGGCCGACAGCGTCACCCTGCCGGTGATCCTCTATAACTTCCCGGCCCTGACCGGACAGGATCTGACCCCGCAGTTGGTCAAAACCCTGGTGGACTCCCGCCGCAATATCGTGGGGATCAAAGACACCATCGACTCCGTGGCCCACCTGCGCAGCATGATCCTCACCGTTAAGGCGGCGCACCCGCACTTTGTGGTGCTCTGCGGCTATGACGATCACCTGTTCAATACCCTGCTGCTGGGCGGCGATGGGGCGATCTCGGCCAGCGGCAACTTCGCCCCGCAGATCTCGGTGAAACTGCTGCAGGCCTACCGCGACGGCGACCTGGCGCAGGCTGCGCACTATCATCAGACCATGCTGCAAATCCCACAGATGTATCAGCTGGATGCCCCGTTCGTGAACGTGATTAAAGAGGCGATTGCCCTCTGCGTGCGTCCGGTGTCCACCCACGTGCTGCCGCCTGCCGGGCCGCTGGATGAACCGCGCAAGGCGCAGCTGAAAGCGCTGCTGCAACAGCTCAAGCTCTGCTGA
- the pyrI gene encoding aspartate carbamoyltransferase regulatory subunit — protein sequence MTHDNKLQVEAIKRGTVIDHIPAQVGFKLLTLFKLTETDQRITIGLNLPSGEMGRKDLIKIENTFLTDEQVNQLSLYAPDATVNRIDDYEVVGKSRPSLPERIDGVLVCPNSNCISHAEPVNSSFAVKKRADDIALKCKYCEKEFSHNVVLAN from the coding sequence ATGACACACGATAACAAACTCCAGGTCGAAGCCATCAAACGTGGCACCGTAATTGACCACATCCCTGCGCAGGTGGGCTTTAAGCTGCTGACCCTGTTCAAACTGACCGAAACCGACCAGCGCATCACCATCGGCCTGAACCTGCCATCCGGCGAGATGGGCCGCAAGGATCTGATCAAAATTGAGAACACCTTCCTGACCGACGAGCAGGTTAACCAGCTGTCCCTGTACGCGCCGGACGCGACCGTCAACCGCATCGACGACTACGAAGTGGTGGGCAAATCCCGTCCGAGCCTGCCGGAACGCATTGATGGCGTGCTGGTGTGCCCGAACAGCAACTGCATCAGCCATGCTGAGCCGGTCAACTCCAGTTTTGCAGTGAAAAAACGCGCCGATGACATCGCGCTCAAATGCAAATACTGCGAAAAAGAGTTTTCCCATAATGTGGTGCTGGCCAACTAA